The Primulina huaijiensis isolate GDHJ02 chromosome 18, ASM1229523v2, whole genome shotgun sequence DNA window CTCATACTCCATCGACGATCAATTACAGAACACAACATATCCGGAGGGTAATATTCGCCATCTTGTGTATCTTATGGAGAATGCTATCCTGAGCCTGCCTGAAGGGCAAGAACAAATGTCATGGCTGATAGACTTCAATGGATGGTCATTGAATACGAATGTCCCCATCAAAACAGCCCGAGATATCATCTACATTTTACAAAACCACTACCCTGAGAGGCTTGCTATAGTTGTTCTCTATAATCCACCTAAAATTTTCGAGGCGTTTTGGAAGGTATGCTATCAGTTGTAATTTGTTTTCTCCCCCTAAAAAAAATCTGACTTtcataaaatatgaatgatatttttctaGATTTAGTATGATTGATTTGAGTGATGATGCAAAAGAATCGGGTTGGCTTGAATATATTATCTGATTTGCCTTCAAATTCGTTAAAATCATTGAGATCCtaccattttttaaataattatgcaaataagtttattttaaatccAACAAATCAAGTTCAAATTCGGGAATTCAAATGAGACAAACTTAAGTTCGAAATAGTTCATTTTCTAGTTTCGAGCTAGCAAAGAATTTGATTTTGAGCTCAAGTAGTCTCTTTTGCAGAATAGTATTCACGTGATTAAGGTTACTGAATAACAACCAGATTGACTTGGGGCTTACACATGGCACCTGCGATTATTTGATCAGGAATCACTCTCTGCAGGTTGTGAAATACTTTGTTGATCAGAAGACATTTCAGAAAATAAAGTTTGTGTACCCAAGTAACAAAGATAGTGTGGAGCTGATGAAGACCTTTTTTGATGCTGATAACCTACCCAGTGAATTTGGAGGAAAAGGGACTCTAAACTACAATCATGAAGAGTTTTCAAGATTGATGGTCCAAGAAGATGTCAAAACTGCTAAATTTTGGGAACTTGGCGACGATCCGTTCCACCATACTGACGACAACGGTACATCGGTGGTGGAGATGAAGCCATTTAGCTTTGCAGCATCCATAAATTGAATCAATCAAACTCGTTATGGGATAAGATGAGCAGACTCTGGTTGCGTACAAGAGTGATTGAGGCTGAGAAAATCCCACTTGACTTGCATATTGTAACTTACTGGAAACAGGATCATATGAGCTTTTCCCAGCAGACATGCTTCATTTTTCAGgatcaatatttattttttgctttCACATAATGAATTCCACGAAACCCCGTTTGGGTGATTGCAAGGTGCGCGTGTTTTGCGTATAGATGCTCGTTAGATGTTATACAGATtatgataattttataattttgatctCCACAGATATACTGTTTTAGTGattcattcaaatttttttggtagaagaagaataaatatgaactcgaatttgaaattattggtTCTTTATGTTGTAATAGCatctaaatcatatatatttttataaatgttagATGACGTGTATAAATACAAAGAAAATCGTAACTTTGATATGGGACCATTTGTATCTTTACAATTTAAGTCTGATATGTtgttaaatttcaatttaatttttctaagcAAGTCAAATTTCAACTTAATTTaagtttgtttttattttttttattttttattttttgcaattATGATCCTTTTTCCGATCTAGCCAATAAACTAATCAAAACATGATACTTTTGTAATTATGAATAAGTGTGATATTTCGATATTTCTTTTGGGTTAATGTCGAAGACAAAATCCTAACTAGAATAAAATTCTGATTAAAACTATcataattaaacattcatgGAAAGTGTGGTGTGGCTTTCAAAGGGGTTTCTCACTATTTAAAAGGGCGAGCGTGAAACCACTAGTAATTCAGTATCAGAAAAAATACAACACACATACAACAAAGTCTTGTTATACGCAAGAATACGAGGACATCCTGTACAACTTACATGGTGGAGAAAGGCGAACTCGGTGCTCAAAGTTCACTAGAATAAAGGCATTCTTCGACAAGTTGGCGAAGATTAGGATTCTCTAATGCTGCAACAACTCTTTCTTTATCATTCAACTGCTTGTTAACTGAAAAAAGAGAAGCAAGCATTATATAAATGTTCTTAACAAGATTCCTCAGAAGCTACAAGCTAAACAAGTTTGACTGAAACAAACTTGCGGCGTTGCTTTATTTAGTTTCATTCTAGATTGCAGAACTTTGCCAAGTGATTGTTAATCTATACACAGGTTCAAATAAATTAGtcagatggtagctaatttacACATTATAGACAATGATAAACTGGTATGATTTAAAAATCAACAATGCTACCCAGATGGACAAATTATTTTCTCAGCATGTCAAGATAGATATCCTTTTATGTTTCAGATTGTGGTTTGTTATTCCAATCTTCTTTTTCTCCTATCCGTCTTCTTCGTGGGTAGTGTGTGGTTGGTATGGGTGTTGCAACCGAAGAAATGACCAAAAAAGAGCCCATCAAACAATAAACTATGCAATGTAGGATCTCCAATTCTATCCTTACCTCAGCTTGCAGCAGATATTTGCGTACTGTTCACTAATAATCGTAAATGAGCAAATAAAGGGAAAGATGACCATCACTAATGATATAGATGCATTAACTCTTTGGTATAATCACCTGATTCTTCATCTGCATGAGATCCAGGAGCCACTTTTATATCCACCTGCGAGATCACAtccatgcataaaatttaagattgaTGTGAACCATAATCACTACAATAGAAAAGTTAAATTCAAAAGGTAACATCTAGAGATGCAACCCCAGCATTCTTCTCGAGTGGCTTAAccatttatcaattaattaaaacaaagtTTCTTGTGATCAAATTGCCTCAACTCCTTCGGCCTTTTTATGAATAAATGAAACTGAAAGTTTTGTAATAGTTCGAGTTTTTGAAAAGGAAATCACTACTCCATTTCTATCCTTAAGTTAAGCAAGCTCACTTCGTCTTAACCCCTCCCAACACCCACCTGTTACAAGTTTTCCAACAAATATAGAAGCCATCTCTCGCAAGTCAAGCAATTACATCGATAAAAGGAAATTTTTTACAGACGCAAGAACGAACCTTAAAATGTGGAGGAAAACAGTCTTTCAACTTCTCCCTTAGGCACAGACCAATTACTGTGGCCATGCTGCAGTGCTGAATAGTTGGAGTAAAGGTTATCCTGTCACAAACAGAaaataaatagagaaaaaaataatgCAGAAATGAACTGAATATTTCAGACATGACCAAATCCATCGCTAAACCATGGTAGAAGGTGCAGTCAAAGGCATGCGCAACTCAACCACAAGGAGCTAGACTTCAATCATGGAGAGATACGGTCGTAAAGATTTTCGTAaagattttaattgaaaaaagaaaacaagaacttAACCAAAAGCTAATAGTTTTCAATATAGAAATTTAGTCGATGTTCAAATTCAAGTAAAAAATTTCACATCATTTCTCAtttgaacataaaaatcaaatacttACAGAATGCGTCCAAGCTTCTCATCCACAGTTACAGAATCCTCAGAAAGCACGCTGAGCTGCTCCAGTGAATACGGATGCTCTGGATCTCTTATGTCCCTCACATGTTGTATTCAATCACAGTGAAGGATCACACATTAAAATTCAATCCAACACAGTAATTACATCAAAAGCAAATTGAAAATGGAGCAAGATTCTagcttttcaaaaaaaaaaattggaaggaTATCATAGATTTCGAGAGGATCGACGGCGTGAGGGTCGTCGGTGCGGGCGTGCCTCTCCTTCTTAGCGTGAACCACCGGATTAGCGTTAATCAAACCCAAAGTCATCTCTGATTTCTTCCCCTTTCTTCCTCAACTCAATTTTCTAAAGAATTCCCATATATATACATTGGATTTAAAAAGTACCAAATTtgattagtaatttaatttaataaatttaaaaatagtactGCATGAAATCTTGTTACcctattatctttttttttaaaacatacgGAAATAATGGACTTCGGATGAATTTTTGGAATTCATGATATTTCAgccatttaaatttatattttgattcaaatatttttcatttttaaacaaaataaatcgaGTTATTTATAGTTTGGTTTGCATCATCTTCCTCAGTGAAACCCATGATGCAAGCCAAAAATTAAACACTAATTTACTGTGTTAGTGCACGTCAAACTGAAGGAATCACACAAATAGAAAAGTGAATGTAGCAACACACTGAGGGGAGTTGTTTGCAAtgttcaaagttttttttttttttttttgttttgaaataacAATATTCAAAGTTTTTTTGATGGTAACAATATTCAAAGTTAATTAATCGAAAAtaccattttcttgaaattggATGAAATATTCAGAACGATCGGTTTAGCATGAACGACATATTCTAAACGAAATTCGGCCCTTTATTTAGACCTCTTCCCATCCTTTTTCTTTATCACTTCATCAATGTACATTATGCCTTTGCCTTTGTATACTTCGGGAGGCTTGCAACTACGAACGGCAGCAGCAAATTGATGCACCCTCTCCTTGTCAATCCCAGTGCAGCAGACAACGTTGTTTTTGAAGCAAAAAACACGAACCGCAGGAGGCACCGTCAGTTCAACCTCGTGGCTATAACCGAGTTTCAAATACAACAGACGGCCTTCTGCTTCTGCTCTAGCCTTAAAACCGACACCAACAATCTTAAGAAAGCGAAAGAACTTGGCTTCCATTTTAGCAAAAATATTAATCACCTGAAAACTAGTATGGATGAAGtaaaaaatgtgaaataaaaacgaaaatagtGAATAAACACGGGCTTCCAGAGAAGATTTACTCAACACGAATGGAACAactcctcatgacatgaaaacTAATCGCAATACAATCATCCATAGTAAACAAAGGAAATTATAAAATGAGAACAAATGATAAGTTTTCTGAAATCAATGGAACCTACATAAACAGTATGGAGTTTTAGCAGTTCCATACAGACTCTCGCTTAATTTCAGTAAGAACCTACTGTATCCTAAACTTCATCCAATCCATCTTGACATGATAGGCAAACAAAGCGGTCAGGAGTCGGGACAAATTAATTATGGATGTAATAGAAGTCAAGATGCCACCAGATATACTTAACATTCCATATCCACAAAGATAACCATCTTTTTGATGTACCCGTTTCTTTTCCTCGTCCTGATCTAAAAGAGTAACAAAATAACGAACAAAGGAAAAGAAAGCAATAACTTCAAGAAATGGTACAAGCGACCAACAAAACATATACTGTACTGAAAGATGTGCCTCTCAGCGATAAGCTGCTAAAAAAATAACCGCTATTGATACTT harbors:
- the LOC140965063 gene encoding uncharacterized protein encodes the protein MNPVSMFRRRNQNNKETGITDKGEKVQQLRDALGPVSGRGFKFCTDPCLRRYLEARNWNVDKAQIMLEGSLKWRETYKPEEIRWHEVAHEGETGKVSKANFHDRKGRTILIMRPGKQNTTYPEGNIRHLVYLMENAILSLPEGQEQMSWLIDFNGWSLNTNVPIKTARDIIYILQNHYPERLAIVVLYNPPKIFEAFWKVVKYFVDQKTFQKIKFVYPSNKDSVELMKTFFDADNLPSEFGGKGTLNYNHEEFSRLMVQEDVKTAKFWELGDDPFHHTDDNGTSVVEMKPFSFAASIN
- the LOC140964748 gene encoding protein AE7-like 1 encodes the protein MTLGLINANPVVHAKKERHARTDDPHAVDPLEIYEHVRDIRDPEHPYSLEQLSVLSEDSVTVDEKLGRILITFTPTIQHCSMATVIGLCLREKLKDCFPPHFKVDIKVAPGSHADEESVNKQLNDKERVVAALENPNLRQLVEECLYSSEL
- the LOC140964749 gene encoding large ribosomal subunit protein uL6m-like → MEAKFFRFLKIVGVGFKARAEAEGRLLYLKLGYSHEVELTVPPAVRVFCFKNNVVCCTGIDKERVHQFAAAVRSCKPPEVYKGKGIMYIDEVIKKKDGKRSK